In Prescottella soli, a genomic segment contains:
- a CDS encoding acyl-CoA dehydrogenase family protein produces the protein MKFSLSTEQRDFAESLRGLLTNANTPAVVRSWGENDTAPGLALLQQLAETGVTALAVPEEFDGIGAHPADLAVAFIELGRAAVPGPILETAAAVPALLSALNDQQLAKRFLPGIAEGTLASLVLEPSTPRALDADVAEPVLRVSGDTLELVRPTTQLESVDPARRLFEVESVETLAQGADVAAAAEKAYDLAVLAASAQLIGAGHAMIETATEYAKNRSQFGRVIGSFQAVKHHMSDALVAVEMATPLVYGAAISIAERSDTVARDVSAAKVAAANAAYVASRKALQVHGAIGYTLECDLSLWLTKTRALQSAWGTASAHRARIASAL, from the coding sequence ATGAAATTCTCTCTGTCCACCGAGCAGCGCGATTTCGCGGAGAGCCTCCGCGGCCTGCTCACCAACGCCAACACCCCGGCCGTCGTCCGGTCGTGGGGTGAGAACGACACCGCTCCGGGTCTGGCCCTGCTGCAGCAGCTCGCCGAGACCGGCGTGACCGCGCTCGCCGTGCCCGAGGAGTTCGACGGCATCGGCGCCCATCCGGCCGACCTGGCCGTCGCGTTCATCGAGCTGGGCCGCGCCGCGGTTCCGGGTCCGATCCTGGAGACGGCCGCCGCCGTCCCCGCCCTGCTGTCGGCGCTGAACGACCAGCAGCTGGCCAAGCGCTTCCTGCCCGGCATCGCCGAGGGCACCCTCGCGTCGCTGGTGCTCGAGCCGTCCACGCCGCGCGCCCTCGACGCCGATGTCGCCGAGCCTGTCCTGCGGGTCTCCGGCGACACCCTCGAGCTGGTCCGCCCGACCACGCAGCTCGAGTCGGTCGACCCGGCCCGCCGCCTGTTCGAGGTCGAGTCGGTCGAGACGCTCGCGCAGGGCGCGGACGTCGCCGCCGCCGCCGAGAAGGCCTACGACCTCGCGGTCCTGGCCGCGTCGGCGCAGCTGATCGGCGCCGGCCACGCGATGATCGAGACCGCCACCGAGTACGCCAAGAACCGTTCGCAGTTCGGCCGCGTCATCGGTAGCTTCCAGGCCGTCAAGCACCACATGTCCGACGCCCTCGTGGCCGTCGAGATGGCGACCCCGCTGGTGTACGGCGCGGCGATTTCCATCGCCGAGCGATCCGACACCGTCGCCCGCGACGTGTCGGCCGCCAAGGTCGCCGCCGCGAACGCCGCGTACGTGGCGTCGCGCAAGGCGCTGCAGGTCCACGGCGCGATCGGTTACACCCTCGAGTGCGACCTGTCGCTGTGGCTGACCAAGACGCGGGCGCTGCAGTCCGCGTGGGGCACCGCTTCTGCACACCGCGCACGGATTGCGAGCGCGCTGTGA
- a CDS encoding ABC transporter ATP-binding protein has protein sequence MNCLIFSRHCELLVRRGPTEFGSCCMSIDVVDQSTSARSGAEPVLRIEDLSVDFVTDNGWTRVVDGIGLSIPAGSVVGVVGESGSGKTVTSLAVMGLLPGATSKVSGSIRVAGRELVGMTDRDLAAVRGTEVSMIFQEPRRSLDPAFTVGSQIAEVVRRHEGVDRKVAWGRAVEMLDAVGIADAARRAHAYPHEFSGGMCQRVMLAIALVCRPKLLIADEPTTALDVTVQAQMLELMRDVQQQFDVSILFITHDLGVVAQMCDVVNVMYAGQVIESAPVEDLFLSPLHPYTQGLLDAIPDHRDRSAPLKSISGAVPAPWDWPQSCRFAPRCPHVRPECEVGPVPLAGTAPAGSMRAVRCSRANDLVLEGITG, from the coding sequence ATGAACTGCCTCATATTTTCTCGGCACTGCGAGTTGCTTGTTCGCCGCGGGCCAACGGAGTTCGGGAGTTGCTGCATGAGTATCGATGTCGTTGACCAATCGACGTCGGCGCGCTCCGGCGCGGAACCGGTGTTGCGAATCGAGGACCTGTCGGTGGACTTCGTCACCGACAACGGGTGGACCAGAGTGGTCGACGGGATCGGTCTGTCGATCCCGGCGGGGTCGGTGGTCGGCGTCGTGGGTGAATCCGGGTCCGGGAAGACGGTGACATCACTCGCGGTGATGGGCTTGCTACCCGGTGCGACATCGAAGGTATCGGGTTCGATTCGAGTCGCCGGCCGTGAGCTCGTCGGCATGACCGATCGTGACCTGGCAGCGGTGCGGGGCACCGAAGTGTCGATGATCTTCCAAGAACCTCGCCGCAGTTTGGACCCGGCCTTCACGGTCGGATCCCAGATCGCCGAGGTCGTGCGGAGGCATGAAGGGGTGGATCGGAAGGTCGCCTGGGGGCGCGCGGTGGAGATGCTCGATGCGGTGGGGATCGCGGACGCGGCGCGGCGCGCCCACGCCTATCCGCACGAATTCTCCGGTGGCATGTGCCAGCGGGTGATGCTCGCGATCGCGCTGGTGTGCCGGCCGAAGCTGCTGATCGCGGACGAACCGACCACCGCACTGGATGTGACGGTGCAGGCGCAGATGCTCGAACTGATGCGCGACGTGCAGCAGCAGTTCGACGTGTCGATCCTGTTCATCACCCATGATCTCGGTGTCGTCGCCCAGATGTGCGACGTCGTCAACGTCATGTATGCGGGCCAGGTCATCGAGTCTGCACCGGTCGAGGATCTGTTCCTGTCCCCGCTACACCCCTACACACAGGGGCTGCTCGACGCGATTCCGGATCACCGGGATCGATCGGCCCCACTGAAGTCGATCTCGGGAGCGGTCCCTGCACCGTGGGACTGGCCGCAATCGTGCCGCTTCGCGCCGAGATGCCCCCACGTGCGTCCCGAATGCGAAGTCGGTCCGGTTCCGCTCGCGGGCACCGCACCGGCCGGTTCCATGCGTGCAGTGCGGTGTAGCCGTGCGAATGATCTGGTCTTGGAAGGAATTACAGGATGA
- a CDS encoding IclR family transcriptional regulator, with protein MKPPENDANRPQYPIESVDNALRIILLLGERRSIRLTEVSEYLSVASSTAHRLLAMLQYRGFVRQSEGSKSYEPGPALTTIAFSVLRQIDVRARLHPLLERLAAEIGETVHLSRLEGKTVTFVDSVESPQAVRVGSRVGLSMRASSTSSGKALLSLHDDQTLREMYPSQRLDGMTEKSITRRSDLLRQIAEVRKSGYATSMEESEAGVASVAVPLGEYGATRYALNVSTPKDRMTDENQVEIVEALLKAAEDAAVYFL; from the coding sequence GTGAAACCGCCGGAAAACGATGCTAATCGACCGCAATACCCGATCGAATCCGTGGACAATGCGCTGCGAATAATCCTGCTGCTGGGTGAGCGTCGTAGCATTCGACTCACCGAGGTGAGTGAGTACCTCTCCGTCGCTTCGTCAACGGCGCATCGCCTACTCGCAATGCTCCAGTATCGCGGGTTCGTTCGGCAGAGCGAAGGATCGAAATCGTATGAGCCGGGACCGGCGTTGACGACGATTGCATTCTCGGTTCTGCGTCAGATCGACGTGCGCGCCCGACTGCATCCGCTTCTCGAGCGACTCGCTGCCGAAATCGGCGAAACGGTTCATCTCAGTCGACTGGAGGGAAAGACGGTGACCTTCGTCGATTCGGTCGAGAGCCCTCAGGCGGTGCGAGTGGGGTCCCGTGTCGGTCTTTCGATGCGGGCGAGTTCGACATCGTCCGGGAAGGCACTGCTGTCACTTCACGACGATCAGACGCTGCGTGAAATGTACCCTTCGCAGCGCCTCGATGGGATGACGGAGAAATCGATTACCAGGAGATCGGACCTTCTCCGTCAAATAGCGGAAGTGCGAAAGTCCGGTTACGCAACCAGTATGGAGGAGAGCGAAGCGGGTGTGGCCTCAGTGGCGGTTCCGTTGGGCGAGTACGGCGCCACCCGGTACGCACTCAATGTGTCCACGCCGAAGGACCGCATGACGGACGAAAACCAAGTCGAGATCGTCGAAGCACTGTTGAAGGCGGCGGAAGACGCTGCGGTCTATTTCCTCTGA
- a CDS encoding ABC transporter ATP-binding protein — protein MSPLLEVSELVKTYPVKRNLLGRVRERTTVTDHVSFTVERGETLGIVGESGAGKSTVGRLVLRLIEPDSGSVAFEGRDVLALSKKELRAFRQRAQMIFQDPFSSLDPHMTIREAVGEPLTIHRGLKGSERDAAVTALLGRVGLRVDQLDKYPREFSGGQLQRIAIARALATEPDFIVCDEPVAALDVSIQAQVLNLLIDLQRERGLAYVFVSHDLSLVRFLAHRVVVMQKGVIVETGPTEQVFTDPQHPYTRKLLEAIPDPRAHFLARRAEVLAGKAVAATAGPAKES, from the coding sequence ATGAGCCCGCTGCTGGAAGTGTCCGAGTTGGTCAAGACCTATCCGGTGAAGCGGAACCTGCTCGGGCGGGTACGTGAGCGCACCACGGTGACCGATCACGTCTCCTTCACCGTCGAGCGGGGGGAGACTCTCGGAATCGTCGGCGAATCCGGTGCAGGAAAATCTACCGTCGGCCGCCTGGTGCTGCGGTTGATCGAACCGGATTCCGGCTCGGTGGCGTTCGAAGGTCGCGATGTTCTCGCCCTGTCCAAGAAGGAATTGCGTGCGTTCCGGCAGCGGGCGCAGATGATCTTCCAGGATCCCTTCTCGTCGCTGGATCCACACATGACCATCCGCGAAGCGGTTGGTGAGCCGCTCACGATCCACCGTGGCTTGAAAGGTTCGGAACGGGACGCAGCGGTGACCGCGCTGTTGGGGCGGGTCGGGCTGCGGGTCGACCAGCTCGACAAGTATCCGCGCGAGTTCTCCGGCGGACAGCTCCAGCGCATTGCGATCGCGCGCGCGTTGGCTACCGAGCCGGATTTCATCGTGTGTGACGAGCCGGTGGCCGCGTTGGACGTCTCGATCCAGGCGCAGGTGCTCAATCTGCTGATCGACCTGCAACGCGAGCGGGGATTGGCCTATGTGTTCGTCTCCCATGACCTGTCGTTGGTGAGGTTCCTGGCGCATCGGGTCGTGGTGATGCAGAAGGGAGTCATCGTGGAGACCGGTCCCACCGAGCAGGTGTTCACCGACCCGCAGCACCCGTACACCAGGAAACTGCTCGAAGCGATCCCGGATCCGCGGGCGCACTTCCTCGCTCGGCGCGCCGAAGTGCTTGCAGGCAAGGCTGTGGCGGCGACGGCCGGCCCAGCGAAGGAGTCCTGA
- a CDS encoding ScbR family autoregulator-binding transcription factor, whose amino-acid sequence MLKQERAAITRNQIVKGAAEMFDRAGYERASLAEIVDLSGITKGALYFHFKSKDDLASVVIEEQHAISMNAVQAILSSGAPALEQLAMLCYEMARQMIEDPIVRAGIRLTLEMSADGGPRKPYADWIVSCERVACAAIDEGDVVDTVVPAELGRFIVGAFTGVQLVSNVLTGRDDLYERIDQMLTLLLPGIMPPRRRHKIDRIRAARWTPPAAD is encoded by the coding sequence ATGCTCAAGCAGGAGCGGGCGGCGATCACGCGGAACCAGATCGTCAAGGGGGCGGCCGAGATGTTCGACCGCGCAGGATACGAGCGCGCAAGCCTCGCCGAGATCGTCGATCTGTCCGGTATCACCAAGGGAGCGCTGTACTTCCACTTCAAGTCCAAGGACGATCTGGCGAGTGTGGTCATCGAGGAACAGCACGCCATCTCGATGAATGCCGTGCAGGCCATCTTGTCGTCGGGTGCTCCCGCACTCGAGCAACTGGCCATGCTCTGCTACGAGATGGCCCGGCAGATGATCGAGGACCCGATCGTTCGAGCCGGTATCCGTCTCACTCTGGAGATGAGCGCCGACGGCGGTCCACGGAAGCCGTACGCGGACTGGATCGTCAGCTGCGAACGGGTCGCGTGCGCCGCGATCGATGAGGGGGACGTCGTCGACACGGTCGTTCCTGCCGAGCTGGGCCGCTTCATCGTCGGTGCCTTCACCGGCGTGCAACTGGTTTCGAACGTGCTGACCGGACGGGACGATCTGTACGAGCGCATCGATCAGATGCTGACGCTGCTGCTGCCCGGGATCATGCCTCCGCGGCGCCGACACAAGATCGACCGGATCCGTGCGGCTCGCTGGACACCACCCGCCGCCGACTGA
- a CDS encoding ABC transporter permease: MIQTTVATAPRTSNRLIHFWTNSRPLRLLRSNRSAMAALVFLAFVALLAAIGGLLAPHDPNAQDLSNSFAPAGGSNLLGTDLYGRDNLSRLLDAASVTLTAIVQAVGVAAILGIPFGLLAGLLGGGTGAVLSRISDALQSLPPLILAVAIVGVLGPGLTNAMLAIGIVLAPSLFRLARGAAESVSTETYIEACRALGCSRWRLLWRHVLPNAASPILVQLTFSAGVAIVAEASLSFLGLGVQAPQTSWGSMLRDAFDNVYTDPTALIAPAVMIVATVLAFSTFGDGLRDAMEGTGTTRKVRLLSRNK, from the coding sequence ATGATCCAAACGACAGTCGCCACAGCGCCGCGCACGTCGAATCGCCTCATCCATTTCTGGACCAACAGTCGGCCACTGCGTTTGCTCAGAAGCAATCGAAGTGCAATGGCGGCCTTGGTATTTCTTGCCTTCGTTGCGTTACTGGCCGCGATCGGTGGATTGTTGGCGCCGCATGATCCGAACGCTCAGGACCTGTCGAACAGCTTCGCGCCGGCAGGCGGATCGAATCTGCTCGGAACCGACCTGTACGGCCGCGACAATCTCAGCCGCCTGTTGGACGCGGCATCGGTGACCTTGACCGCGATCGTTCAGGCCGTGGGTGTCGCTGCGATCCTGGGAATCCCGTTCGGACTACTCGCCGGCCTGCTCGGTGGCGGAACGGGGGCTGTCCTGTCGCGGATCTCCGACGCCTTGCAGTCGCTGCCGCCCCTGATCCTGGCCGTCGCCATCGTCGGTGTCCTGGGTCCGGGACTGACCAATGCGATGCTTGCGATAGGTATCGTCCTTGCTCCGTCCCTCTTCCGTCTTGCTCGCGGAGCCGCCGAGTCCGTTTCTACCGAAACCTATATCGAGGCTTGTCGTGCCCTCGGTTGTTCCCGGTGGCGCCTACTGTGGCGACACGTGCTTCCCAACGCCGCGTCCCCGATCCTGGTGCAACTCACATTCTCCGCGGGCGTTGCGATCGTCGCCGAAGCGTCGTTGAGCTTCCTCGGTCTCGGAGTCCAGGCGCCGCAGACATCTTGGGGCAGTATGTTGCGTGATGCGTTCGACAACGTGTACACCGATCCGACTGCACTGATCGCCCCGGCAGTCATGATCGTCGCGACCGTTCTGGCATTCTCCACGTTCGGCGACGGTCTCCGTGATGCCATGGAAGGCACCGGCACCACCCGGAAGGTTCGTCTGCTGAGCCGAAACAAGTGA
- a CDS encoding HAD family hydrolase, producing the protein MTRIRLVASDLDGTLLGSDRTVSARTARAMAAARDAGIEVVWATARARHSVDALARSCGFRGEAICANGAVTLDLTDGTPEITGTVSIEVTEALAAMERVRTLVPGVVFANVGPTTFVAEPEYAALCDYADHHRTLDEMILEEQLPRMTEPMVKIVARHPEVSSHELYRLAVDAGVDGVELTHSGAPYVEMAATGVSKASALARLCSSRGIAAHEVAVIGDAVNDIPMLMWAGTALCPENALPEVRALADRVLPSNDDDGVAQYLEELVA; encoded by the coding sequence GTGACGCGAATCAGACTGGTGGCCTCCGACCTCGACGGGACCCTGTTGGGGTCCGACCGAACGGTCTCGGCGCGGACGGCCCGAGCAATGGCCGCTGCCCGCGACGCCGGGATCGAGGTGGTGTGGGCGACAGCCCGTGCCCGCCACTCGGTGGACGCGCTGGCACGTTCGTGCGGCTTCCGAGGAGAAGCCATCTGTGCCAACGGTGCGGTCACGCTCGACCTGACCGACGGCACCCCCGAGATCACCGGCACGGTCTCGATCGAGGTCACCGAGGCCCTGGCCGCGATGGAGCGCGTGCGCACACTTGTCCCGGGCGTGGTGTTCGCGAACGTCGGGCCGACGACGTTCGTGGCCGAACCCGAGTACGCGGCGCTGTGCGACTACGCCGACCACCATCGGACGCTGGACGAGATGATCCTCGAGGAGCAGTTGCCGCGGATGACGGAGCCGATGGTCAAGATCGTCGCCCGGCACCCCGAGGTCTCCAGCCACGAGCTGTACCGCCTCGCGGTCGACGCCGGCGTCGACGGTGTGGAGCTGACGCACTCCGGGGCACCGTACGTCGAGATGGCGGCGACCGGGGTGTCGAAGGCCAGTGCGCTGGCGCGCCTGTGCTCGTCGAGAGGCATTGCGGCGCACGAGGTCGCCGTGATCGGAGACGCGGTGAACGACATCCCGATGTTGATGTGGGCCGGGACCGCGCTGTGTCCGGAGAATGCATTGCCGGAGGTGCGCGCGCTCGCCGACCGGGTGCTGCCGTCGAACGACGACGACGGTGTCGCGCAGTACCTCGAGGAACTGGTGGCCTGA
- a CDS encoding ABC transporter permease, translating into MVNLIAKRILSAIPMLLFVSFFVYALVDLVPGDAATQLAGDNASPEQIEETRQALGLNEPLIVRYIDWLGGVLRGDLGTSLYSSQTVVQVIGERLPVTLSLTVVTMVIVVSVGLPAGIAAAVRPNSWLDRGLTVLSSVAMAVPPFIVALALVIPFAILSPIFPATGYSPLADGAGAWLQHLILPSIAIAAISAAELARQTRASLVDVLGRDFIRTARAKGLLQKTIIGKHGLKNAGVPIVTVLGLQVSRVLAGAVTVEFVFALPGLGTLAVDSVFSRDVPVILGIVMVCAVFIVVINVIVDASYGYFNPRVRV; encoded by the coding sequence ATGGTGAACCTGATCGCGAAGCGGATCCTCTCGGCGATTCCGATGTTGTTGTTCGTCAGCTTCTTCGTCTACGCATTGGTCGATCTCGTTCCCGGCGATGCGGCGACTCAGCTCGCGGGGGACAATGCCAGCCCCGAGCAGATCGAAGAGACCCGGCAAGCTCTCGGGCTGAACGAACCTTTGATCGTTCGGTACATCGACTGGCTCGGCGGGGTGTTGAGGGGAGACCTCGGGACCTCGCTCTACAGCTCCCAGACAGTTGTGCAGGTGATCGGGGAACGGCTTCCGGTGACCCTCTCGCTCACTGTCGTGACGATGGTGATCGTCGTGTCCGTCGGACTGCCGGCGGGGATCGCCGCCGCGGTGCGCCCGAACTCGTGGTTGGATCGGGGTCTGACCGTGCTGTCGAGCGTGGCAATGGCGGTGCCGCCGTTCATCGTTGCGCTGGCCTTGGTGATTCCCTTCGCGATCCTCAGTCCGATCTTCCCCGCCACCGGGTACTCGCCTCTCGCCGACGGGGCCGGTGCGTGGCTGCAGCATCTGATTCTGCCGTCGATTGCGATCGCGGCAATTTCCGCCGCTGAACTGGCACGACAGACACGAGCCTCGCTCGTGGATGTGCTGGGACGAGACTTCATCCGCACAGCCCGCGCAAAAGGTCTGCTGCAGAAGACGATCATCGGCAAGCACGGACTCAAGAACGCTGGAGTCCCGATAGTCACGGTGCTGGGCCTGCAGGTGTCCCGGGTTCTCGCCGGTGCTGTGACGGTCGAGTTCGTGTTCGCCCTTCCGGGGCTGGGAACGCTCGCTGTCGACTCCGTGTTCTCCCGTGATGTCCCGGTGATCCTCGGCATCGTCATGGTCTGCGCGGTGTTCATCGTGGTGATCAACGTGATCGTCGATGCCTCGTACGGCTATTTCAACCCGCGTGTCCGCGTCTGA
- a CDS encoding acyl-CoA dehydrogenase family protein: MDLELDEKARAFQLEVREWLAANVPAEPLPSMDTAEGFEAHREWEHKLADARLSTVAWPVEYGGRDASMIEWVLFEEEYYKAGAPGRVSQNGIFLFAPTLFEHGTEEQLARIMPSMSRADVIWAQAWSEPEAGSDLAGIRSTARRTEGGWILNGQKTWSSRAVYADWGFGMFRTDPEAQRHKGLTYFMFPLNQDGVTVRAIPQLDGEPGFAEIFFEDVFVPDADVVGEVNNGWRVAMSTASNERGLSLRSPGRFISAVNRLIEVWKSVENTADAPDTAMRDRVVDAWIGAEAYRLHTWGTVTRMLEGVPLGVEGSINKIFWSELDVRIHETALDLMGADGELAGKWQDGYLFSLSGPIYAGTNEIQRNIVAERMLGLPKADR; this comes from the coding sequence GTGGATCTCGAACTGGATGAAAAGGCCCGCGCCTTCCAGCTGGAAGTGCGCGAATGGCTCGCTGCCAACGTCCCGGCGGAACCGCTGCCGTCGATGGACACCGCGGAGGGCTTCGAGGCCCACCGCGAGTGGGAGCACAAGCTCGCCGACGCACGCCTGTCGACCGTCGCGTGGCCGGTGGAGTACGGCGGCCGCGACGCGTCGATGATCGAGTGGGTGCTCTTCGAGGAGGAGTACTACAAGGCCGGTGCCCCTGGCCGCGTCAGCCAGAACGGCATCTTCCTGTTCGCGCCGACGCTGTTCGAGCACGGCACCGAGGAGCAGCTCGCGCGCATCATGCCGAGCATGTCCCGCGCCGACGTCATCTGGGCGCAGGCGTGGTCCGAGCCGGAGGCCGGCAGCGACCTCGCGGGCATCCGCTCGACGGCTCGTCGCACCGAGGGCGGCTGGATCCTCAACGGCCAGAAGACGTGGAGCTCGCGCGCGGTGTACGCGGACTGGGGCTTCGGCATGTTCCGCACCGACCCGGAGGCCCAGCGCCACAAGGGTCTGACCTACTTCATGTTCCCGCTGAACCAGGACGGCGTCACCGTGCGCGCCATCCCGCAGCTCGACGGTGAGCCCGGCTTCGCGGAGATCTTCTTCGAGGACGTATTCGTGCCGGACGCCGACGTCGTCGGTGAGGTCAACAACGGCTGGCGCGTCGCGATGAGCACCGCCTCCAACGAGCGCGGCCTGTCGCTGCGCAGCCCGGGCCGCTTCATCTCCGCGGTGAACCGTCTGATCGAGGTGTGGAAGAGCGTCGAGAACACTGCCGACGCACCCGATACGGCTATGCGTGACCGCGTCGTCGACGCGTGGATCGGCGCCGAGGCGTACCGCCTGCACACGTGGGGCACCGTGACCCGCATGCTCGAGGGTGTGCCCCTCGGCGTCGAGGGCTCGATCAACAAGATCTTCTGGTCCGAGCTCGACGTCCGCATCCACGAGACGGCGCTCGACCTGATGGGCGCCGACGGCGAGCTCGCCGGCAAGTGGCAGGACGGGTACCTCTTCTCGCTGTCCGGCCCGATCTACGCCGGCACCAACGAAATTCAGCGCAACATCGTTGCCGAGCGGATGCTCGGACTCCCGAAGGCGGATCGATGA
- a CDS encoding acyl-CoA dehydrogenase family protein — MSGVGVFAEEQIELRKTVAQLLSKRADAAALRKTLESGEAFDRGLWDVLCQQVGVAALAIPEEFGGFGATLVEQHLVLEELGGALTPSPMFGSAVLAAQAILATGNDEACERLLPGIAEGSSIAALCWVGPEGHWRSDEVACTAAGSDADGYTVSGAAHYVLDGAHADVLIVAASVDGAIALFEVDPSADGVARRQLPTMDLTRPMSLVEFDSAPAVRLTADDATAALERVRQIAIVALSAEQVGAAARCLHMTVDYSKDRVQFGRAIGSFQALKHRMADLYFLVETARSASYAAVYSLSEGLPTAAADAAVAKAYCSEALLAITGDSIQLHGGIAITWEHDAHLFFKRAHGSSQLFGQPEEFIKEMESLAGLPA; from the coding sequence GTGAGTGGGGTCGGAGTGTTCGCGGAGGAGCAGATCGAACTCCGCAAGACGGTTGCCCAGCTGCTGAGCAAGCGCGCCGACGCGGCCGCGCTGCGCAAGACGCTCGAGTCGGGCGAGGCGTTCGACCGCGGCCTGTGGGACGTGCTGTGCCAGCAGGTCGGTGTCGCGGCGCTCGCGATCCCGGAGGAGTTCGGCGGCTTCGGCGCCACGCTCGTCGAGCAGCACCTGGTGCTCGAGGAGCTCGGCGGCGCGCTGACGCCGTCGCCGATGTTCGGTTCCGCGGTCCTGGCCGCGCAGGCGATCCTGGCGACCGGCAACGACGAGGCGTGCGAACGCCTGCTCCCCGGCATCGCCGAGGGCTCGTCCATCGCCGCCCTGTGCTGGGTGGGCCCCGAGGGTCACTGGCGCAGTGACGAGGTCGCGTGCACGGCCGCCGGCAGCGACGCGGACGGCTACACCGTCTCCGGTGCCGCCCACTACGTGCTCGACGGCGCGCACGCCGACGTGCTGATCGTGGCGGCGTCGGTGGACGGCGCGATCGCGCTGTTCGAGGTCGACCCGTCCGCCGACGGTGTCGCCCGCCGCCAGCTCCCGACGATGGACCTCACCCGTCCGATGTCGCTGGTGGAGTTCGATTCCGCCCCGGCCGTCCGGCTCACCGCCGACGACGCGACCGCGGCCCTCGAGCGCGTGCGTCAGATCGCGATCGTGGCGCTGTCGGCCGAGCAGGTCGGCGCCGCCGCGCGCTGCCTGCATATGACGGTGGACTACAGCAAGGACCGCGTCCAGTTCGGTCGCGCCATCGGCAGCTTCCAGGCGCTCAAGCACCGCATGGCAGATCTGTACTTCCTGGTGGAGACGGCGCGGTCGGCGTCGTACGCGGCCGTGTACTCGCTGAGCGAGGGTCTGCCGACGGCCGCCGCCGATGCGGCGGTCGCGAAGGCCTACTGCTCGGAGGCGCTGCTCGCGATCACCGGTGATTCGATCCAGCTGCACGGCGGCATCGCGATCACGTGGGAGCACGACGCGCACCTGTTCTTCAAGCGCGCCCACGGCAGCTCGCAGCTGTTCGGGCAGCCGGAGGAGTTCATCAAGGAGATGGAGTCGCTCGCGGGTCTGCCCGCCTGA